The Pseudomonas fluorescens genome includes a window with the following:
- a CDS encoding type III secretion protein, whose product MNEHSVRGGPTPHGNPPAAPVRHPPRAYEQPPAQVSRASRPVERESAPATGRDPDLTAGSSDGYWFRQWVDAPRGGAQDDSAGTGSLSGLVNLSSGEEEAFVDQLTPRLRATLDQQLDLLLHLPNLGRIKVSARRPGGACGWDVGLSSESADVQTRLSSRSGRLEEALTQSLGQPVSVRVAQEDEVSAT is encoded by the coding sequence ATGAATGAGCACAGCGTGCGCGGTGGGCCGACACCGCACGGCAATCCCCCGGCGGCCCCCGTCCGGCATCCGCCTCGAGCGTACGAGCAACCGCCTGCCCAGGTGAGTCGGGCAAGCCGTCCGGTGGAGCGCGAGTCCGCCCCTGCCACCGGACGCGACCCCGACCTGACGGCAGGCAGCAGTGACGGTTACTGGTTCCGTCAGTGGGTCGATGCGCCACGGGGCGGCGCGCAGGATGACAGCGCCGGCACCGGTTCGCTGTCGGGCCTGGTGAACCTTTCGAGCGGCGAAGAGGAGGCGTTTGTCGACCAGCTCACGCCACGCTTGCGCGCCACCCTCGACCAGCAATTGGACCTGCTGCTGCATCTGCCCAATCTGGGCCGCATCAAGGTCTCCGCCCGGCGGCCAGGCGGGGCGTGCGGATGGGACGTCGGCCTGAGCAGCGAAAGTGCAGACGTACAGACGCGGCTGTCGAGTCGATCCGGTCGTCTCGAAGAGGCGCTGACCCAAAGCCTGGGCCAGCCGGTCAGCGTGCGCGTAGCGCAGGAAGACGAGGTTAGCGCGACATGA